In one window of Meiothermus sp. DNA:
- a CDS encoding metal ABC transporter ATP-binding protein encodes MTAQPTPSARRSAPEAPSPLSVRDLTVVYREKPVLWDVDLEVPPGQLCAIVGPNGAGKSTLIKAVLGLVPRASGQVGFFGQTLTEARTRIGYVPQRGTVDWDFPTSVLDVVMMGLYGKLGWFKRPGKHEREAAMHCLEQVSMREFAHRQISQLSGGQQQRVFLARALAQDADLYFMDEPFAGVDAVTEDAILKVLHELKGHGKTVVVVHHDLETVRAYFDHLTLLNVQVIASGPMHEVFTAENLRQTYGERMMAASLPIAHRG; translated from the coding sequence ATGACCGCCCAACCCACCCCCTCTGCCCGGCGTTCAGCGCCTGAAGCTCCAAGCCCCCTGAGCGTGCGCGACCTGACGGTGGTCTACCGCGAAAAGCCGGTGCTGTGGGACGTAGATCTGGAGGTGCCGCCCGGGCAGCTATGCGCCATTGTCGGCCCCAACGGGGCGGGCAAATCCACCCTGATTAAGGCCGTGCTGGGGCTGGTGCCCAGAGCCTCCGGACAGGTTGGGTTCTTCGGACAGACCTTAACCGAAGCCCGCACCCGAATTGGCTATGTACCCCAGCGGGGCACGGTGGACTGGGACTTCCCTACCAGCGTGCTGGATGTGGTGATGATGGGGCTCTATGGCAAGTTGGGCTGGTTCAAGCGGCCCGGTAAGCACGAACGCGAGGCAGCCATGCACTGCTTAGAGCAGGTCTCGATGAGAGAATTCGCCCATCGGCAAATCTCCCAACTTTCCGGCGGACAACAACAACGGGTCTTCCTGGCCCGTGCGCTAGCCCAGGACGCCGACCTCTATTTTATGGATGAGCCTTTTGCCGGAGTAGATGCCGTCACCGAGGACGCCATTTTGAAGGTGTTGCATGAGCTCAAAGGTCATGGAAAAACCGTGGTGGTCGTGCACCACGACTTAGAAACCGTGCGGGCCTACTTCGACCACCTGACCCTGCTCAACGTACAGGTGATTGCAAGCGGGCCCATGCACGAGGTCTTCACCGCTGAGAACCTGAGACAAACCTATGGCGAACGTATGATGGCAGCTTCTTTGCCCATAGCCCATCGTGGATAG
- a CDS encoding metal ABC transporter solute-binding protein, Zn/Mn family, with protein sequence MMDKQRWLSVLSLLILTPCLFQARAQQDKIAQLQPVQQIPLQIVATVNFVTDLVQQVGGNRVRVEGLMGAGVDPHLYKASAGDVRKLQQAHLIFYAGLHLEGKMVELLERLPRAIAVSDAIPRERLIRPPGGFGGQYTYDPHVWFDVTLWKLTVTRVQDALSQIDPVGAAYYRANAAAYGRRLEQLDAFIRQQIAQVPAQQRVMITAHDAFAYFGRRYGLEVRGLQGVSTVSEAGTRDVQQLADFIVQRRIRAVFVESSVPQRAMGAVVAAVRARGWNVAVGGQLFSDAAGNPGTPESTYVGMMEHNVRTIVSGLLGRQL encoded by the coding sequence ATGATGGATAAACAGCGGTGGCTTTCTGTGCTGAGCCTGCTAATACTGACCCCCTGTCTTTTTCAAGCTAGAGCCCAGCAGGACAAAATTGCCCAACTCCAGCCGGTGCAGCAAATACCCCTCCAAATCGTGGCAACCGTCAATTTCGTTACCGACCTGGTACAGCAGGTCGGGGGCAACCGCGTGCGGGTCGAAGGCTTGATGGGGGCCGGGGTAGATCCCCACCTCTACAAGGCATCGGCGGGGGATGTGCGCAAACTGCAGCAAGCCCACCTGATTTTCTACGCGGGGCTCCACCTGGAAGGAAAGATGGTCGAACTCCTCGAGCGCCTGCCCAGGGCCATCGCGGTCAGCGATGCCATTCCGCGCGAACGGCTGATCCGGCCCCCCGGGGGTTTTGGGGGGCAGTACACCTACGATCCGCACGTCTGGTTCGATGTCACCCTCTGGAAGCTAACGGTAACTCGCGTGCAGGATGCACTGAGCCAGATAGACCCAGTCGGAGCGGCCTACTATCGGGCCAACGCCGCGGCTTATGGTCGTCGCCTCGAGCAGCTCGATGCCTTCATTCGCCAGCAAATCGCGCAAGTTCCCGCCCAGCAACGGGTGATGATCACCGCCCACGACGCTTTCGCCTACTTTGGGCGGCGCTATGGCCTCGAGGTGCGCGGCCTCCAAGGGGTCTCGACGGTGAGCGAGGCCGGAACCCGCGACGTGCAGCAACTGGCCGATTTTATTGTCCAGCGAAGGATTCGTGCCGTCTTTGTGGAGTCCAGCGTGCCCCAGAGGGCCATGGGGGCGGTGGTGGCCGCCGTGCGGGCTCGAGGCTGGAATGTGGCGGTAGGGGGCCAACTCTTTTCTGACGCTGCCGGCAACCCGGGCACCCCCGAAAGCACCTATGTGGGCATGATGGAACACAACGTCCGCACCATTGTGAGCGGGCTCCTGGGGAGGCAGCTATGA
- the mntR gene encoding manganese-dependent transcriptional regulator MntR: protein MYKLTNRTPLSEAQEDYLKQVLLLGSGGEGPGRLEDTHPVSTQSLADQMQVKPASVTGMLKKLAELGLVEYEAYRGVRLTEAGYRVALEVLRHHRLIEAYLHEALGYGWEEVHAEAEKLEHHISEAFEERIAEWLGHPSHDPHGDAIPSATLELPPTTPNRRLSALEHGVRGLVARVATQDQDALNLLAHLGLKPGAALQLLEQVAEGSRIQVGKERYLLPMSLAKVLWVHLEGGPHDG from the coding sequence ATGTACAAGTTGACCAACCGAACCCCACTCTCTGAAGCCCAGGAAGACTACCTGAAGCAGGTGCTGCTCCTGGGCAGCGGAGGCGAGGGCCCTGGCCGATTGGAAGATACCCATCCGGTGTCCACCCAGTCGCTGGCCGATCAGATGCAGGTCAAGCCCGCTTCGGTCACGGGCATGCTGAAAAAACTGGCCGAGCTGGGGCTGGTGGAATACGAGGCCTACCGGGGCGTGCGGCTCACCGAGGCGGGTTACCGGGTGGCCCTCGAGGTACTCCGCCACCACCGGCTGATCGAGGCCTATTTGCATGAGGCCCTGGGCTATGGCTGGGAAGAAGTGCATGCCGAAGCAGAAAAGCTCGAGCACCACATCTCCGAAGCCTTCGAGGAGCGCATTGCCGAGTGGCTGGGCCACCCCTCCCACGACCCCCACGGCGACGCCATTCCCAGCGCAACCCTCGAGCTGCCCCCCACCACCCCCAACCGCCGCCTGAGCGCTTTGGAGCACGGTGTACGTGGCCTGGTGGCCCGGGTCGCTACCCAGGATCAGGACGCGCTCAACCTGCTGGCCCACCTGGGCCTCAAACCCGGCGCTGCGCTTCAACTGCTGGAGCAGGTAGCCGAGGGCAGCCGCATCCAGGTCGGAAAAGAGCGCTATCTGCTTCCCATGAGCCTGGCCAAGGTGCTGTGGGTGCACCTCGAGGGAGGCCCCCATGATGGATAA
- a CDS encoding NAD-dependent epimerase/dehydratase family protein produces MNVLVVGGAGYIGSHTAKTLKKAGLTLWCLIPDPVIRH; encoded by the coding sequence ATGAACGTTCTGGTTGTGGGAGGGGCGGGCTATATCGGCAGCCACACCGCTAAAACCCTGAAGAAAGCCGGACTAACCCTGTGGTGTTTGATACCAGATCCGGTTATTCGTCACTGA